The sequence CAAagcaaatgacaacaaaatgtGACATCTGGTGACATCCAGCGGTTTTATATGCAAGGTCAGTGAGCTCAAGATCGGTCAAGCTACACATCCTCCTCGCAGTGCATCGTGTCGAATCTGCTGAAACATGGAATGAGATGATATTACGCCCTTTACATAACATAACCTTGAAAGTACAACAACACCGTCAGTctattttaaatggaaacaaaatttCAGAATTAGTTTATGTGCAACAGTGCAATGTTCCAAAATATTACACTTATATTAAAATCTTCGTAAATATCCAAATGGCTGCTCTCTTAATATTGGCGAATCGTAAGTACTGGACAACGCTCTGTTCTTTTGACTATTCGCTACTTCCAGCATGGCGGCGTCCACGAGCGGCAGTGATGGCACGGAATCGGGTGTTCCAAGCGGAGTCTCAGCAGAGTCGAACCCAGGGATCGATCAGTTTCAGTACAGTGCTCTTCTGGATCACCTAATAGGAGACAAGCGGCAGATAAAGGAGCTAAATCCCATGGTAATGGGCGCCCTTCCGATGCCCCATAAAAGCGATGAGCAAAAGAAAATCGAACGGGCGATGGAGAGCTGCACTTTCAAAGCGGCGTTTGCCTGTGTTGCAGGTACAGATGTCTTTTCACCTCACAGCTGGCTAACTAATTGACATTGGCATTGGGTTCATATTAGTTGTCTGGGTTCTTGTTAAGTCGATCTGCCAAATAACTAACTACATGCACGTAGTGTCTACTCCAAGTCCTCGCTGCCTAGCAAGCTAGGTCGCTACCTTGTGCGTGTTCATAATAAACTTGTCTCTAAATAATGCAGTCGCACAAAATATTCAGTCTTGCTAAATATTAGTAGCCAATTATCTTATCTTGTATACAGTAAATAAGACTGTGGTCGGTGATTTTGGAtagaaagctagctagctaaccttcACTTATTTTTCCAGATGTGATCGCAATTACAATTTCACACAATATTAGCAAGCTTCTCCATGTTAATAGTTGGAAGAAATTAGAAGAAAAAATTAGAATTAAAAATTAGATTAGAATAAAAATTAGAAGAAATGAGAAGTCTGAAGTATGACAACAGTCCCTTTTAAACATAATGCTTCCTTGCAGGAGCTGTGCTGGGAGGTGCGTTCGGCATTTTTACGGCTGGTATTGACACAAACGTTGGATTTGACCCCAAGGATCCCATGAGGACGCCAACAGCAAGAGAAGTCCTGAAAGACATGGGAAATAGGGGCATGTCGTATGCAAAAAATTTTGCCATCGTGGGCGCAATGTTTTCCTTCACTGAATGCTTGATTGAATCAGTAAGTTATGACACCTTGTTTCTGTTTAAGGAGCCGATATGATGCCTATATTGTGTAACCACTGCTTTAGACTGTATGCATTGAAAATGCGAAGATCTGGCAAATAATGTTCTAGTATgcatctttttattattattttttctagGGTAGATCAGATAGATCACATAGGATGATTttgacaacaaaaatatttcattttgcataatgGTCCTATACTGCCCCCTAGTGGGTCAATAACGTAATACCGCTGTCACGGATACTCTCCATCTGAAAGGATGAGCAATTCTAGCCCTTGGGGATTGCGTCCTGCAGGTTTTAGAGTGACCTTTCAACGCGCAACTGATTAACACCTGGAACATCATATCAACAGACTGCGTGTCCAAATAACGGCCAGCTGGTTTTCGTTTTGGGGCCTGTAAGATTGGAATAGCCTGTCCCTGGCCTAGATTCTGGTCCGTTCCTGTTGATGATATGGTATACTGTTCACTGCGATGGAAGTCTTCAGTAGAATAACCAATCTCATGGGACCAATCACTGTCCCCATTTTATATTCTCAGCTTTGAATTATCCAAAGAGAATGTGGCATAGTTTTCAGTGGAaagattttcctttttatgtatttttaagttatttcttggttatatacagtatattagaGACACAAATGATATGGCATTTACTACAATTGGATAAAATATATTAAGAGACGTTGGTAAATATTGTATTGCAAATGGAATCatctaacatttaaaacaatttaaacagtAAAAGTTAATGTTAGAGATGCCTGTAtggcataatggttaaggaacCTGacttgtaaactgtaaacagGTGCAGAGCCCACACCAGGCTGTTCttcccttgagcaaggtgtCCACAATAAGGGCGCTTAACAATCAGGTTAATT comes from Megalops cyprinoides isolate fMegCyp1 chromosome 3, fMegCyp1.pri, whole genome shotgun sequence and encodes:
- the timm22 gene encoding mitochondrial import inner membrane translocase subunit Tim22; the encoded protein is MAASTSGSDGTESGVPSGVSAESNPGIDQFQYSALLDHLIGDKRQIKELNPMVMGALPMPHKSDEQKKIERAMESCTFKAAFACVAGAVLGGAFGIFTAGIDTNVGFDPKDPMRTPTAREVLKDMGNRGMSYAKNFAIVGAMFSFTECLIESHRGKSDWKNAVYSGCVTGGAIGFRAGLKAGVLGCGGFAAFSAAIEYYLR